One Natronomonas gomsonensis genomic window, TGGCCGTTCGGCCGGTGCGTCGTACTCGATTGCGTAGGAATCCCAGTGTTCACGCGGCGTGTGTGAAACGTTCGAATCAGTGGCATCGAGCGCCGTGAAGTTGATATGGTCCGCTCCTGTGCCTGCGGGATACTCTTGATCGGGACCCAGCGGGCTGGACCCGGCCGGGCCAATCGTGGCGAGTGCAACGCCGATAGCTACGATAGCTACGACCGCAACGAGTCCGCCGAACAAGTACCGTCGTTCCATACAACGGCTACATTCGCTTTTGGTTAAGTACTGAGGAAGGCTCAAACCAGTGTTTGTGTGTCAATTCGAATCACACTCAGGAAGCGAAGGGGTTCCGGTTGCCGAACGAATCCATCGTGCAGTCGTGCCGCCACCGACTGTCGAGGAGGACGCCTACTTCGAACCGTCTCAGATTTCGAACTCGAATCGTGCCCCACCGTCAGTACCCTCCGTGACGGACACGCTCCAGCCGTGTGCCTTCGCGATATCGGCTACAATCGAGAGGCCGAAGCCGGTTCCGCCCTCCGTCGACGTGACGCCGTGGTCGAAGACCTTCGTTCGGTTCTCCGGTGGAATCCCCTTGCCGTCGTCTTCGACGTAGAAGCCATCGCCGCCATCGAGTTTCCCGACGGTGATGGTGACGTCGGAACCGCCGTGTTCGACTGCATTCCGAAAGAGGTTCTCGAAGAGTTGTGTCAGACGCCCCCCATCAGCAGTCACGGTCTGGATCTCATCGGCAACGGTCAGCGTTGCCTCAGCGGTATCGACGTACCCCCACGCCTCCGTCGTTACTGTTCTGAGGTCGACCTCTCCCGTGTCCGTAACTATCGATTCGCCGCGTGCAAGCGTCAGGAGGTCGCGGATGAGTCGCTCCATGCGGTCGTGTGCCGACTCGATTCGCTCCAGATGGTCGTGGTCGCCCGTTTCCTCGACGATTTCGAGAAATCCCTTGGCGACCGAAAGCGGGTTCCGGAGGTCGTGGGCGACGACACTGGCGAACTCATCGAGCCGTTCGTTCTGCCGCTGGAGTTCCGCTTCCCGACTCGAGCGGGCGAATGCCGCCTCGACGGTCGCACCGAGTATCTGGAACAAATCGATATCCGTATCCGAGAATTGCTGTTCGTGGGACGCACCGACTCCGATGAGTCCGAACTCACCCAAGGGGACGAACAGACCACGTTGGAGGTCCACGTCGGACTCCGAAAGCGCCGTCTTACTCCGAATATCGTCGTATACACGCATTTCGGAGGCCTCGAAGGCGTCCCATGCAAGACTCTCTCCGGGCTGTAGCCGCGGCAATTCCCCGAGTATCTCACCTGTACGCTCACTGGCAGTCAGTGGGACGAGAGCCTCGCTTTGGCCGGAATATTCCCAGATACCAGTGAGTTCGAATCCGAGAATCTCGACAGCTGCCTTGACAGCGATATCGCCGACTTCTTCGTTCGACTGTGCGCCGCTGAGTCGCTGGGCGGTCCCCTGAAGCGAGCGGAGTTTCGTCTCCAGTTGTTTCTGGTCGGTAATGTCCTCTAAGACCGCGAGTATGCTCGTTATTTCTCCATTCGCGTCGGTAATCGGGGCGACCGACAGGAGCAAGTCCAGTTCAGTTCCGTCTTTCCTTTTCCGTTTTATCTCTTGGCTACGAATCCGTTCGCCGTTCAGGGCTCGCTCTCGATGTGATGTGAACTCGTCCTGTTTGTCTTCGGGTACTATCGGATTGAACTCGCCAAGGACTTCCGCCCGCGACCAACCGAACATTTTCTCGGCCTCATCGTTCCATCGGGTGACGTTGCCGTCAGTGTCGATTTCCATCACGGTGAGGGGTGTGGCTTCGATGAGGGATTCCAACCGCTGGTTCGTCGTCTCGAGGTCGTGTTCTCGATTGACCTGTTCGGTCACGTTCCGAGCGATGCCGACGATTCGGACGGTTTCGCCGTCAACGATGACTGGCGCGAGACTCGTCTCCCAGAACCGTGCATCCGCAGCGATATCTAACTCCTCGCGATAGGAAATCGGCCCGCCCTGCTCGACGCAGCGACGGTAATTCACTTCGATTTTCCCACCCCGTTCCGCACCGAATACCTCTCGCGGTGTCTGCCCCAGGACCTCCTCAGTCGTGAGTCCCGTCTGTGTTTCGTATCCGGGACTGAGTCGGGCGAACTCGAATCGGGGGTCATCACCCGTTGTATCGACATCGAGTAAGAATATCGCATCCCCAGAGGTCTCAAGCAGTGCCTCGTATTCCTCCGCGAGTTCTTGATATTCCCGTTCTTGGGCTGTTCGCTCCGTCACATCTTGAAATACGCCTCGAAGAACGGGCGTATCGTGTCGTCGGCTGTCGACACGCTCGCCCCACGCCCGCACGTTACGAGTTTCACCGTCGGCTCGAATCAATCGGAGGTCGAGGTCGTAGGGCTCCCCGTCCTCGATTACTTGGTTGACTGCTGCGGTAATCGTTCCGCGGTCGTCAGGATGATAAAACTCGATAGCATCCTCCAGAGAGGGTTCGTAGTCGTCACCGACGCCGTGAATCCGACGGACACCATCGGACCACTCGAGGTCGCCCGTCGACGAGAAGTACTCCCAGACGCCGATGTCTGCGATATCCTGTGCATGTTCGAAGAGGAAATCGCGCCGTTCGAGTTTCGCTCGGTCCACACTTCGTGTTACCTCGGCACTCACGAGTTCCGATAGCAGTTCGACAAACGTTCGCTCGAACGCCCCGAAGGAGTCCGAGCGGGTGGTCGGACTGGAGAAGTTGACCGTCCCGTAGCGGTCGTCGTTTACGACGAGCGGCACGCCGATGTACGATTCCAGCTCGAATTCAAGGTAGGCCGGATGGGCCTGTTTCCCGTCGGCGACGGCGTCGGTGAACGAACAGACCGTATCGCTTTCTATGACCTCCTCACAGTATGTCGATTCGAGGTCGAACGTGTCTCCGGTTTCGATATCGGAATCCGGCGCGTGAACCGCACGAACCGTGTAGTCGCCGTCGTGGATGTGTGAGACGATTCCGATTTCCAGCCCCAGAGTCCGACAGCCGACTTCCAGCAGTTCCCGAAGGCGAGTATCGGTGGAGACGCTGCTTTCGGCCATGATGCCCTGGAGTTCCCGGAGTGCATCGCGCTCTCGTTGTAATTGTCGTTTGATGTCGCTTTGTTCCGTGACATCCCGGGCGACGACGAGCACTTGTCGACTTCTGCCGCTCCGAAACGGCGTAAAGCGCACGTCGAACGTCCGCTCTCCACGACCAGTTTCGATGTCGAGTTGCAGGTCCGAATCGTACGGCTCGGTTACGCCCCCATCACTCTCCACCTCATCAAGCGTCGATTCGACTGCGTTCCGGAATCGCTCTGCGTTGGGGGCAGTAACGCGGTCACCCACGACCGCTTCGAGGGGTTGTCCTTCGAGTTGCGTCGACTGACCACCACCGACGAGCCGTCGGGAGGCCGCATTCGTAAACTGGACGATACCCGCTTCGTCGACGACGAACACGATATCGTGGATGTTCTGCAGAATCGTTTCACTGCGTTGTAGCTGTATGTCTTGCTGACGCTCGGCTGTAATTTCCCGTGAAAAGACGGTCAGACCGTTATCGTCGGGGAACACCCGTATCTCGACCCAGTAATCGAGCGGGGGGCCGAGACGCTGCTCGAACGACGCCGGTTCACCGGTCTCCATTGCGGTTCGATATCTGTCTTCGAGTTCGGTACCGACAATCGAGGGGAATTCCTCCCAGAGGATGCCTCCGACGACGGCATCGCGGTCGCAGCCGACACGTTCGGCCATTTTTTCGTTTAGGTACTCGATGCGCCACTCCTCGTCGACGGCGTAAATCGCGTCAGTCGCGCGTTCGAGCGTCCGCTGGAAGCGGTCGGACATCCGCTCGGCGAACGCTTCTTTGCGGGCCGCCGCAACGAGGGTCCGAATGCGGCGTGCGAGTAACTCGAAGTTGTCCTGTCTCGCGTCGACAGGGATGTAATCGGAGACGTCCGCCTGCATCGCTTCACTCGCGATCCGTTCGCTCCCACGACCGGTAAATAGGATAGTCGGAAGGTCGTACTGTTCGGCTCGGATTCGTTTCAAGAAATCGATGCCGGTACCCTCGGGCAGCGAATAGGCGGTCACCACACAGTCGATTGGAGACGTCGAAAGCTGTTCGAAGGCCGCTTCCGGAGTTTCGACGGTCGTAACTTCGAGCACCGACGAGGCGTTCAGAAGCTTCGTCTCTGCCAATTCGGCAAAATCGGTGTCGTCGTTCACATACAGAACGTGAATAGCCTCGGAATCCCCGTCATCTGCATGACCCATTACCATAACTAGGCGGTGCGGTCTTATCAATCGTTTGTCCCAGCGCGTGTTCGTGGTGGAATCGGTGGGGCCGACGTCACAGCGATGGGAACGGAGTCAGTCGGAGTCGAACCCCGAGCGCTGCATCTCGCCCCACGACGTGTCCCCGCGCAGGTATTCATAGAGACCGCGCCACGCGATTAGCGTCTTCCACTGTCGGAAGCCGAAGTTTTCGAGGATGCCATACCCCAACAGACGGAGGACCTGCTTCGGGCGGTCGTACCGCCTGAAACTCCAGACTTCGCTGAGAATCCCGAACCAGGACAGAAACACGCCGAATCCGACCGTCAGCCCGAAATACAGGAGGACGAACGACGCGTCGGCGGCCCCGATGAGGAACGCCAGCGGAACGAGTACGTATCCGAACCCCTCGACGAGCGGTCCAAGCACCTCAGCGAGCAGGAAGGCCGGGTACCCGAACACGCCGGGCGACCCGTATCGTCGCCTGCCAATCATCTTCCGATGGCGAGCCATCGTATCGAGGAGGCCCCGATACCAGCGGCGTCGCTGTCGGCTGAACGTGGCGGGTGATTCCGGTACCTCCGTCCAGACGACGGGTTCGGGGACGAATTCCACGTTGTACGCTCTGTCCTGTTCCCGGAGGTATCGGTGTAGCCGAAGCGTCAACTCGAAGTCCTCGGTTATGCTTTCGGTCTCGTAGCCTCCGACTTCCCGGACGAGGTCGGTCCGAAAGACGCCGAATGCGCCCGATATCAACATCAGGGCGTTCAGCCGGTCGAGACCCAATCGACCCGAGTAGAAGGCCCGCAAGTACTCCATCGTCTGGAGACCGGCGAGACGATTATCGGGGAGGTTCACCGACTTGATTGTGCCGTTCTCAATCGTACATCCGTTTGCGACGCGGATGGTCCCACCGGTCGCGACGGTCTCCTCCGGTCGTTCCAAAAACGGTTCGACCGCCTGCAAAAGCCCATCCCTGTCGATAATCGAATCGGCGTCGATTGTACAGAAAAGCGGCTGCTCGGCCAGCCAGATACCGGCGTTGACCGCGTCAGCACGCCCCCCGTTTTCCTTATCGACGACCCGAAGTCCGGGCGCGTCTTCGGAGCGATACACCGCTTCAATCGGTTCGCTCGGGATTTCGAACGGGACGTCCGCGTCTATCGGGTGGAGGTCGAACGCCGAACGAAGCCGAGAGAGCGTCTCGTCATCCGACCCGTCGTTGACGACCACGATTTCGAGTTCGGGATAGTTGAGATTCAACAGTGACTGAACGCTTTCGACGATGACTGCTTCCTCGTTGTATGCGGGAACGACGACGGTCACCCCCGGGAAGAACGGGGAAGAAAACCGCTGATACATCGTTCCTGCGGCTTGCCGTTTCAGGTCCGAACGGAGTTCGAACAGGGCGGCGATGTGGACGGTCAGATACATCCCGTTGACCAACAGGTAATACCCCAGAACGAACCACCCGATGACGAGCAACGCCTCGGCGATGGACGTCATTGTTCCGTCTCGCTTCGTGTCGGTTCAGTCGAGGCGAGAACCCAGTCTCGCGCTGCCGAACTCGCAGGGGTGAGTTCGCTCTCGGGGATGGACGTCGCCCGCTCGCCGAGGGCGGAAATCGCATCGATTGCGGCCCGCGTGTTCGATTCCGACCGGAGGGCGTTTCGGAGCGCGTTCACCGACGCCTCGTCATCCCAACTTCCGAGCATCTGATACACCGCCTGTCGGACAGGTGGGGAGTCGTCCGTTCGTACTTGCTCGATTTCGATAGCGGAGCGAACGCCGTCGTGCCAGCCGTACCCGACGAGTGCGTTCGCTGCCGCCACCCGGACGTTCGGTGACTCACTCACGAAGAGAAAGCCAATCCAATCGAGAGGCGTATCCGGACTCGCCGGGCCAGCGGTACCGATTACCCGCAGGACCTGAATGAGTCGCGACTCGGACCACTCGTGGTAGGACTCCTTGGTGCGTGTGAACAACAGGTCTGGTGAGAGTTTGTTGAGTTGATACAGTGTGTCCATGCCCAGTACCGACAGTGGCCCCGTACCGCGCAGTAATAGCTCGGTCCCCTCTTCGGTCGCGTTCGCGCGGTCCTGCTCGTAAAGCACCCGAGCGGCCGCCGCTCTCGTTTCCGGATGGCCCCCACACGTCGCTTCGAGCGTCTCGATGGTGACATCGATATCGAGGCGAGCAATCCAGTGAAGTGCCCGGCGGCGTTCGAGGTGGTCTCCCTCGTGGAGTTTCCGTCGGGCTTTCTCGCCGATTCCGAGCGCGTAGCCGAGTTGCTGGAGCGACTCCCGGTCGCCGCCACGTATTCGGTGTAGATATTCCTCTAACAGGTCTTCTGCGACACGTCGCTCAGTCCCACTCAGGCCGCCGACCCACGCTTCCCACTCGGGGTCCGTCGCCTCCATTCGGCTGAGAAGTGCCTGCCGGACCTGTGGCCGTACGTCCGCAAGTCGGTTATCCCGTCGCGCCGACAGAACCGACCGGGCGACGGTCGATGTGCCGACGACGGCCAGTAGACCCGTTATGAAAGCGCCGATGAGAGATAGTGTCTCGAAGGAAACCGCCGAGGCGTTACTCATCCAAGCACTCGCTGAATTCGGGCGACAAGTTCGTTCCCCGAGAACGGTTTCGTCATGTAGTCGGTCGCTCCGGCGTCGAGTGCGCGAACGATGTCGTCTTCTCTCCCGCGTGACGTGAGCATGATGACTTCGACATCGTCGAAGCGTTCGTCATCTCGCATCCGGTCGAGAATGCGATACCCGCTCAGTCCGGGCATCATAACGTCGAGTACCATCAAATCAGGAAGGTCGTCCGCGTTCTCGTCAAGATAGCGCCAACACTCCTCCCCGTCGGCGACGGCCGTAACGTCGTACCCGTTTTGTAATTTGAATCTGAGGAGTTCTCGCATTTCCTCGTCATCATCAGCGATCAAGATAGAATACATACGTTCAATCGAGGGCTACCGATTGTAGTGGGTCTGTTATATTAGGTGTTCGGAACTTTGGCGACGAACACCGCATCCAGCAGTTGGTACATGGGTTGCCGCGTGCGATTCGTTCGTCGACATTCCATGAGGCCAT contains:
- a CDS encoding glycosyltransferase family 2 protein, with the translated sequence MTSIAEALLVIGWFVLGYYLLVNGMYLTVHIAALFELRSDLKRQAAGTMYQRFSSPFFPGVTVVVPAYNEEAVIVESVQSLLNLNYPELEIVVVNDGSDDETLSRLRSAFDLHPIDADVPFEIPSEPIEAVYRSEDAPGLRVVDKENGGRADAVNAGIWLAEQPLFCTIDADSIIDRDGLLQAVEPFLERPEETVATGGTIRVANGCTIENGTIKSVNLPDNRLAGLQTMEYLRAFYSGRLGLDRLNALMLISGAFGVFRTDLVREVGGYETESITEDFELTLRLHRYLREQDRAYNVEFVPEPVVWTEVPESPATFSRQRRRWYRGLLDTMARHRKMIGRRRYGSPGVFGYPAFLLAEVLGPLVEGFGYVLVPLAFLIGAADASFVLLYFGLTVGFGVFLSWFGILSEVWSFRRYDRPKQVLRLLGYGILENFGFRQWKTLIAWRGLYEYLRGDTSWGEMQRSGFDSD
- a CDS encoding PAS domain-containing protein gives rise to the protein MGHADDGDSEAIHVLYVNDDTDFAELAETKLLNASSVLEVTTVETPEAAFEQLSTSPIDCVVTAYSLPEGTGIDFLKRIRAEQYDLPTILFTGRGSERIASEAMQADVSDYIPVDARQDNFELLARRIRTLVAAARKEAFAERMSDRFQRTLERATDAIYAVDEEWRIEYLNEKMAERVGCDRDAVVGGILWEEFPSIVGTELEDRYRTAMETGEPASFEQRLGPPLDYWVEIRVFPDDNGLTVFSREITAERQQDIQLQRSETILQNIHDIVFVVDEAGIVQFTNAASRRLVGGGQSTQLEGQPLEAVVGDRVTAPNAERFRNAVESTLDEVESDGGVTEPYDSDLQLDIETGRGERTFDVRFTPFRSGRSRQVLVVARDVTEQSDIKRQLQRERDALRELQGIMAESSVSTDTRLRELLEVGCRTLGLEIGIVSHIHDGDYTVRAVHAPDSDIETGDTFDLESTYCEEVIESDTVCSFTDAVADGKQAHPAYLEFELESYIGVPLVVNDDRYGTVNFSSPTTRSDSFGAFERTFVELLSELVSAEVTRSVDRAKLERRDFLFEHAQDIADIGVWEYFSSTGDLEWSDGVRRIHGVGDDYEPSLEDAIEFYHPDDRGTITAAVNQVIEDGEPYDLDLRLIRADGETRNVRAWGERVDSRRHDTPVLRGVFQDVTERTAQEREYQELAEEYEALLETSGDAIFLLDVDTTGDDPRFEFARLSPGYETQTGLTTEEVLGQTPREVFGAERGGKIEVNYRRCVEQGGPISYREELDIAADARFWETSLAPVIVDGETVRIVGIARNVTEQVNREHDLETTNQRLESLIEATPLTVMEIDTDGNVTRWNDEAEKMFGWSRAEVLGEFNPIVPEDKQDEFTSHRERALNGERIRSQEIKRKRKDGTELDLLLSVAPITDANGEITSILAVLEDITDQKQLETKLRSLQGTAQRLSGAQSNEEVGDIAVKAAVEILGFELTGIWEYSGQSEALVPLTASERTGEILGELPRLQPGESLAWDAFEASEMRVYDDIRSKTALSESDVDLQRGLFVPLGEFGLIGVGASHEQQFSDTDIDLFQILGATVEAAFARSSREAELQRQNERLDEFASVVAHDLRNPLSVAKGFLEIVEETGDHDHLERIESAHDRMERLIRDLLTLARGESIVTDTGEVDLRTVTTEAWGYVDTAEATLTVADEIQTVTADGGRLTQLFENLFRNAVEHGGSDVTITVGKLDGGDGFYVEDDGKGIPPENRTKVFDHGVTSTEGGTGFGLSIVADIAKAHGWSVSVTEGTDGGARFEFEI
- a CDS encoding response regulator transcription factor — protein: MYSILIADDDEEMRELLRFKLQNGYDVTAVADGEECWRYLDENADDLPDLMVLDVMMPGLSGYRILDRMRDDERFDDVEVIMLTSRGREDDIVRALDAGATDYMTKPFSGNELVARIQRVLG
- a CDS encoding HEAT repeat domain-containing protein; the protein is MSNASAVSFETLSLIGAFITGLLAVVGTSTVARSVLSARRDNRLADVRPQVRQALLSRMEATDPEWEAWVGGLSGTERRVAEDLLEEYLHRIRGGDRESLQQLGYALGIGEKARRKLHEGDHLERRRALHWIARLDIDVTIETLEATCGGHPETRAAAARVLYEQDRANATEEGTELLLRGTGPLSVLGMDTLYQLNKLSPDLLFTRTKESYHEWSESRLIQVLRVIGTAGPASPDTPLDWIGFLFVSESPNVRVAAANALVGYGWHDGVRSAIEIEQVRTDDSPPVRQAVYQMLGSWDDEASVNALRNALRSESNTRAAIDAISALGERATSIPESELTPASSAARDWVLASTEPTRSETEQ